The Acidobacteriota bacterium genomic sequence ATCAACTCGCCAAGACTGCAGCGAAAATGGCTGTTTTAGTCAAGTCGCCGGAGCGCGTCCAGAAGATATGTGCGGACATCTCCTGGCATTTCCAGGAAAAGGTGGCCCCGGCCGGATTCGGTGCTCAGGTGGTGACTTTCGATCGGGAAAGCTGCGTTCTGTACAAGAAAGCTCTGGATGAGTATCTGCCGACAGAGGTCTCCGACATCGTTATGACGGTTAACAGCGGAGAAAGCAAGTATGCCGCTTATGACCGGGACCGGGATGCGGAGGAAATCCTGCTCGACCGATTCCGTGATCCGGCAGATCCTCTGAAAATGCTTATTGTGACATCTAAATTGCTCACCGGTTTCGATGCGCCTATTCTGCAAACAATGTATCTCGACAAACCTCTTCGGGATCACACGCTTCTCCAAGCCATTTGCCGGACCAACCGGCCCTACGGAGAAACAAAGACCCATGGACTGATCGTCGATTATCTCGGCGTATTTGACGATGTCGCCCAGGCGATTCAATTTGACGAAGAAGGTATCACTCGCGTCGTCGCGAATATCAGTGAACTCAAGGCGAAACTTCCCGAAGCTGTTCAGAAGTGCCTTGCATATTTCGCCGGGGTGGACCGCACTATGACGGGATACGAAGGTTTGATTGCCGCCCAGGACTGTGTGCCCAATAACGATATGCGCGATCGTTATGCAGCGGACTTCAGTTACTTGAGCCGTCTCTGGGAGGCGATTTCACCTGATCCGGTTCTCAGCCGATATGAGACCGATTATCGCTGGCTGTCTCAAGTCTATGAGTCATTGAAGCCGTCATCCGGCAGCGGGCGACTTCTCTGGCACGCCCTGGGTGCCAAGACAATTGAGCTGATACACGAGCACGTCCATGTCGATGCCATTCGCGATGATCTCGAAACGCTCGTTTTTGATGCAGAGCTTCTTGAAGCTGTTTTACAGGGCTCAGACCCCAATAGAAAAGCCAAAGAGATCGAAATTAAAGTCTCTCGCTGGCTCAGGAAGCGTCTGCATGATCCCCGATTCAAGCCATTGGGTGAACGGTTGGAAAACTTGAAAGAGAAGCATGAACGGGGGCTAATGACGAGTGTGGAGTTTTTAAAAGAACTGCTGAATCTTGCCCGTGACGTTGTTGTGATAGAACGAACGCAGCCTCCGGTAGAACGTGAAGCCAAAGGAAAAGCCGCACTGACTGAGCTGTTTGAAGAAGCGAAGAACTCCGAAACACCGATTATTGTCGAGAGGGTCGTGAATGACATTGATGAGATCGTGCGTTATGTCCGCTTTGACGGTTGGCAGAACACACACGCCGGTGAGCGGGAAGTGAAGCTGGCGCTGCGCAAGACGCTCTTCAAGTACAGGTTGCATCAGGACCAGGAGCTTTTTGATAAGGCATATGGATACATCAGGGAGTATTACTGAGCAGGGTTGCCTTGCTTTTGATGATTAAATAGGGGAAACAAAGTTTATGGGGAATTGAACGCTTTTCAATTGAAGCAGCTCTGGAGTCGTTTCTTGAGTCTATTTCTTATAAACATCTCCCCTAGGTCCTATTCTAACTATTTCGACAGCGCCCTCATGCTGATTAATCAAATATTCGATCCTAAACTTGCCCGATTGAACGGCATATATATTCTGAAGTTCTCCAGTAAGTGGATATCCAACCCTCGGATCCTTGCTAAGACCCGAGATTTTTCTATCGAATTGTCTTTGTATTCTTTTCCCTGCGTGCTGGTAGTAAGTATTGGCCTGTTTAGAAAGCCTAACTTCATAACTAGCGACGCGTTTTTTCCCAAACAACATACTCTCCCCGCCTAATCTGCATCAACCCTTCATAGATTTCCCGCTTTTCTACGGAATTAGCAAGAATCTCATTTGTAATTCTTTCGCCGATTTTTCTCTTCCTTTTTGATATCTTTTGGGGAGAGCGAGAAAAATCAACGACTGTAATATTAGAAGAATTGTGAGTCTCTGTCATAGTGTTCCTTCCCTCATCAGGCCATGTTGAGCCAAGTATGTCAAGGGTAAGAGTATTAGACAGCATTTTAGCTTCTTTTCAATTTATCAGGAACAATGGCCTCAACTACATTCGTAGAAGATACAGAGTAGATTGGCTCATTTCGAACAGGGTGGCGTTTTTCCGTTCGGATTACTTTTGTGACTATGGCCTTAAACCTTATGATTGATCCATCCTCAAGTTCATAGGTATTCCAATCCTCTTGTTTTGGGCGAAACTCAATTTCTTCACCTTCAACCCATTCATCTCCGATAAGTACCTTGGTTTTAATCCCCATCTGACTTTTTCCTTTCTGATTATAAACTAATAGTAATAATAGCCAAGCGTCTGGGTGTATGTCAAATTGTGTGAATCCCTCTGCAAGTGCTTAAGAGAATTACTTAACGACAATCTTCGATTCCAGCCACTTGTCCACATCGGCCTTTCGGAAAAGGACGCGACGCTCAAGCTTGATGTGCGGGAGGCCCTGTTTCATCAGCCTATTGATGGTTGCCGGACTAATCTTCAGATAATCGCCAAGATCCTTTTTTGTGAGATATTCCGAGCTCATATCAGAAAAATCTTACCATGAATACTTGTCAAAATGAACCAATAGCTTGACTTATCGACAATAAAAGATTATTATGTATCATAGCAGATCACAATGAATCATTATCAAGGAGGAGAAATGATCAGATTCCTCACTGTCAAGGAAATATGCTTGATATTGGCGGTATCCAGGGGGACTGTTATTCGATGGATTCGTTCCGGCCGGCTGCCAGCTATCAAGTTGGGAGATGGCCGATGCTGGCGGGTCCGGGAGCAGGATCTAAAAGAATTCACTGAGAGGATATAAGAATGCACATCCAAGAAACCAAGGAGAAAAACAATGGCAAGAACAAGTAAAGTTCGAGTCATCAAGCTCCCTGATGGCCGATATGGTTATGACCTTTGGTTCAAGCAGAAGCGTTACAGGAAAATCACAGGTCTGAATAGAAGCGAAACGATTAAGGCCGGATACAAGAAGCTCCGAGATCTCGAACAAATGAGCCTGGGAATCATCGATGTCGACGCCGACCAGGCGCCCGTTCTGTTCGAGGTTTTTGCTGAAGATTTCATCAAGAAACACTCAAGGCTTAACAAGCGGCCGGCATCTGTTGGGAGTGACTTAAACTCCCTTAAGCATCTTAAGCGGTATTTTAAGAACAAGTATCTTCATGCCATCGACCCCGAGCTTGTAGAGGATTACAAAGCGCAACGGCGGTCCTGTGTGTCGGCTGCAAGCGTCAACCGTGAAATCGCGCTCCTGAAGACGATCATGGCCAAGGCGGTCGAATGGAAACGGATCGCCGTCAATCCGATTGCAGGGAAGGCCGTCAGGAAGTTTATGGAGCCCGAACAGGAAATGCGTATCCTGACGCCCGATGAAGCCCGCCGACTTATCGAAGCAGCCACAGGACACCTGAAGCCGTTTCTCATCATTGCACTTAATACCGGTATGCGACGGAACGAGATCCTGACCCTCCGCTGGGACAATCTGGATTTCACCAAAGGAGAGATCATCGTCCGGCCGGAGATTTCGAAGAGCAAACGGCGGCGTCTTGTCCCGATGAATAACGAGGTTGCTGAGGCGCTCCGGACCATAGAAAAAAACAGCCCGTTTTTGTTCTATAACCCGGAAACAAAAAGCAATATCAAGGACATCAAACAGCCGTTTTCTACAGCGAAACGTTTGGCTAAGATTAGAGGGCATCTCAGGGTTCATGATCTCCGACACACTGCGGCAAGCTGGATGGTCGAGGCCGGCGCGGACATTATGACGGTAAAGGAAGTCCTGGGCCATGCTTCCGTCGTAACCACGATGCGCTATTGTCATCCCACCAGGGAATCGAAGCGCAGAGCGGTGGATATACTATCCAATCGCCTCAAGACGGACATTTTAGTGGACAGTCGACAGACAAGCGAGGCCGTTAGACAGCCCGTATCTGAAAGCTATCATTACAATTAGAAGATAATTAGTTTGTTGACTACGAATCAGAAGGTCGCACGTTCAAGTCGTGCCGGGCGCGCCACTTCGCTCCCTCTTGATTTTGACTGCAATCCCCATTGACTTCCGGGATTTCGTGATTTAGGCTTGTCGCATCGCTTTGAAGCCGCAGGTGCGGTGGGAAAGGATTGCGATGAGACAATTCCGGACAGCCGTCATCATAACGGCCGTTATTGCCGCCGGGGTCTCCGCGGCGGGCGGTCAGCTTTTCACCCCGGAACTTCCTAGCGGAGTTCGGATTCGGCCTGAAAACCGGTATTTCGATGTTTTGCCGCGCATCGTGCCGGCCGATATGACGTCCACAGTTGTCATCGTCCCGCTCTTCGACCACGTGCGGTTCGATCCGGAATGCCAATATGAGCTCACCTATGCTCCGATGGAATTTCCGCCGCTTCGGGGCGGACAGGCCCCGAGAACAAAGACCCCGCTCGTTCCCGAAGACGGGGTTTTTCGGATCACGATGATGTTCGAGGAGGAGCAGGAGCACACGCTGATCATCGACGCCGTCTGCGGCGAAAAAAAACATCGGGTCGGGGATTTCCGGGTGTATTCGGCGGCTGAAGACCTGTTCGGCCTTCGTCCGTTCAAGGGGGATTTCCATTTTCACAGCCACAAAAGCGACGGCATCGAATCGCCCGGATATGTTGTCGCCGCAGGCCGCAGGGCCGGTCTTGATTTCGCCGCCCTCACGGATCACCACCGGTATGCGCCCTCCCTTGAGGCGGCGGAAGCGTTTTCCGGGGTTCCGATCGACTTCCGGATTTACCCCGGCGAGGAAGTCCATACGCCGGATAACCCCGTGCATATTCTGAGTTTCGGCGCCCGTTCGGGTATCACGGACATCTATCGGGACGACGACACATCCTACCGCCGTGAGGTGGAGGCGTTGATGACGTCTCTTCCGCCCACCCCTCCGGGTGTCAATCGCTTTCACTACGCGGCCTCAGTCTGGGCCTCGGAACGGATCCGCGAACGCGGCGGCCTGAGCATGCTCTGCCATCCCTATTGGATAACCGGGCTTCGTCACAATGTTGAGGAGCCGCTGCTGGACGTCTTTTTCGAACAGGGCATGTTCGATGCCCTGGAGCTCATCAGCGGGTTCGGCTGGGAAGAACTTCACAATATGGACGTCAATGCTCTCCAGGTCGCCCGCTACCTTGAAGAACGGGCCAAGGGCAGGCGGATCGCCGTTTGCGGCATCAGCGATGCCCACGGCGTCGAGAAAAGCGATGCGTTCGGCCGCTTCTACACCGTGTGTTTTTCTCCATCTCCCGAACTGCCGGATCTCATCGATGCGATCAAGGACTTGCGATCCGTAGCCGTCGAAGCGCCGGCCGGGCATCTGCCTCGAGCTTACGGTCCCTTCCGGTTCGTGAAATTCACCCAGTTCCTTCTGCGGGAAATCTTTCCCCGGCATGACGAACTCTGCTTCGAGGAGGGGCGTCTCATGCTTCAATATTTATCGGGAGACGCTTCGGCCGCCGACCGCCTGAAACGCCTTCAGGGCCAGACCGATAAGTTGTATGAAAAGTATTGGGCTCCGGCAACCACCGCATCTCGGACCCCATAATTGATATCGAAGACTTCCCGGGCGAGTCGGCAAACTCGGGGAGACCTCCGAGCTCCCTCGATGGGAGAGACTTCTTGGATATTGAAGATGTGATAAAATCAGATCATGAAAATCGTAAAAGCCGTCTTCCTGGTCTTCATCATGATTGCGGCGCCGGCCGCCCCGGAAGCCGGCTTATCCGGGAACTCGCCCGGATATCTCGAACGCCACATCCGAAGCATTTATCTTGAGCCCGACGATGTTTTCGTCGCCCGGGCCGTCAACCGGTTTCATAGCCTGGGCCGGGCCCATATCCAGCATTGGATTCCGCGCTGTCCGGACGACAGTGCCTGTGTCGCCCTGAGACTTCGCGATGGCCTATTCATCGTGAGGAGACATTTCGAAACAGGCGCCGTGACCGCGTATCCCCTTGATCAGGAGAGCAATCCGGATGCCCGGCACTATCGGAATCTTCTGGGCCTCCACCTGGCCTCGGATCCCTCCGTTTGGGTCTCCGATCTCATTCTCGACTCGCTCGTTCGAACACCGCATAGGGATTTTCTCTTTTTCCGCTATGAACGGCTGGAAAAGGATTCGGCCTCGCTGGTTGCAGCCGATCTCAAACTGCCCCGGACTTTTTTCCAGGGATTTGTTCATATCGATGACAGGAGACTGACGGGTCCGAAGATCGAAACGATCGTCGCCCGGCCGCCGATGGATGAGTACGAACGGGAACTCTGGGATGTTTTCCTGTTTGAAGGACGAGAAAACATCCTCATCCGAAAACTCGTTTATGATGCCGAGCTCTTTGAGGTTTTCGTCGAGGAGAACGGCAGGCGGATGACCCGGGTCCTGGAATTCATCTTCAGCGGGGATTGAATCTGAAAGAGAGCCGCCGTGTTCAGAATCCGCAGGATCTTCGATAACGTCCGGACCATCGACCGGGAAGAAATCCGACAGGTTCAGGCCATCCTGAAGGAACAGTTCCACCTGATCCCGCAGAAGGATATCGACAAACTTCCCGACATGTTGCTCAACCCTTTGAAACATCGCTTTCGGGCCATCCTTTTCGTCGCCGACAATCTCAAGGGCGACGTGCTGGGTTTTGCCCTTCTACTTCACGACCAGGCCCTCAAGTTCTGCTATCTGGATTTTCTTTCCGCCGCCAAAGGACTGACGGGGCGGGGGATCGGAGGCTGTCTCTACGGAAGAGTCCGTGACGAAGCTCTGGCCCTGAAATCCGTCGGCATTTTTTTCGAATGCCTTCCCGACGATCCCGAACTCAGCCGGGACCCCGAGATTCGCAAGGAGAATGCTGCACGGTTGAGTTTCTATGAAAGGTTCGGCGCCCGACCGATCGCCGGCACCGATTATGAAACGCCTGTGAAACCGGGCGGCGACAATCCCCCCTATCTTGTATTTGACGGATTGGGCCGGGACAAGCCCCTGCGACGTTCCGCCGCGAAGCGGATCGTGCGGGCGATTTTGTACAGAAAATACCGCAAGTATTGCCCCAAGGATTACATCGACCGGGTCGTGGCCTCTTTTCGGGAGGATCCCGTCCGCTTGAGAAAACTCCAATATGTCCGGATTCCCGTTTCCGATCGGAAACCGGAGGCCGTTGTCGCCGAGGACACCAAAATCCTGCTCGTTGCGGGGAACAAACACGCCATTCACCACGTTCGGGAAAGAGGCTATGTCGAATCGCCCGTCAGGGTTCGGACCATTCTCAAGGAGATCGAGCCGCTGAAC encodes the following:
- a CDS encoding tyrosine-type recombinase/integrase; translation: MARTSKVRVIKLPDGRYGYDLWFKQKRYRKITGLNRSETIKAGYKKLRDLEQMSLGIIDVDADQAPVLFEVFAEDFIKKHSRLNKRPASVGSDLNSLKHLKRYFKNKYLHAIDPELVEDYKAQRRSCVSAASVNREIALLKTIMAKAVEWKRIAVNPIAGKAVRKFMEPEQEMRILTPDEARRLIEAATGHLKPFLIIALNTGMRRNEILTLRWDNLDFTKGEIIVRPEISKSKRRRLVPMNNEVAEALRTIEKNSPFLFYNPETKSNIKDIKQPFSTAKRLAKIRGHLRVHDLRHTAASWMVEAGADIMTVKEVLGHASVVTTMRYCHPTRESKRRAVDILSNRLKTDILVDSRQTSEAVRQPVSESYHYN
- a CDS encoding helix-turn-helix domain-containing protein, whose protein sequence is MSSEYLTKKDLGDYLKISPATINRLMKQGLPHIKLERRVLFRKADVDKWLESKIVVK
- a CDS encoding helix-turn-helix domain-containing protein produces the protein MIRFLTVKEICLILAVSRGTVIRWIRSGRLPAIKLGDGRCWRVREQDLKEFTERI